A part of Antechinus flavipes isolate AdamAnt ecotype Samford, QLD, Australia chromosome 6, AdamAnt_v2, whole genome shotgun sequence genomic DNA contains:
- the MS4A13 gene encoding membrane-spanning 4-domains subfamily A member 13 has product MPHFPVENLSLLDSLVLGAIQIMMGSFHILMWYFLFNLYNKQENKYFGLYSPITFKVHYPSWAFCFFMSGILSINEAKNTSVQSILENN; this is encoded by the exons ATGCCTCACTTCCCTGTAGAAAACCTTTCTCTCTTGGACAGCCTCGTGTTAGGG GCCATCCAGATCATGATGGGCTCCTTCCACATATTAATGTGGTATTTCCTGTTTAACCTTTataacaaacaagaaaacaaatattttggcTTATATAGTCCTATAACTTTTAAAGTACATTATCCATCATGGGCATTCTGT ttcTTCATGTCTGGAATCCTCTCAATAAATGAAGCAAAGAACACCTCTGTGCAGTCG ATCTTGGAGAACAACTAA
- the LOC127540445 gene encoding membrane-spanning 4-domains subfamily A member 6C-like, whose product MDVDDYISIQEEIRVLGTLQINIGIFHLLLGSLCSFIKMIQYPESPTNYKTFILNLKYPLIAAPINIISGIFAIVTERKRRLSLAKMTVGLNIVGIVFSLYGLITLMIEFLSYQSEVLQYSWPDRAIKLLSNYLFFYTVVYTVISWVILRWNHKAMYRPPF is encoded by the exons ATGGATGTCGATGACTATATCTCTATACAAGAAGAAATCCGAGTTTTGGGG ACTCTCCAAATCAACATCGGCATATTTCACCTTCTCTTGGGCAGCCTGTGTTCCTTTATCAAAATGATCCAATATCCCGAGTCTCCTACAAATTacaaaacttttattttgaatttaaaatatccaTTAATTGCAGCGCCTATT AACATCATTTCGGGAATCTTTGCCATAGTTACCGAAAGGAAGCGCCGGCTTTCCCTG GCAAAGATGACGGTGGGACTTAACATCGTCGGCATCGTTTTTTCCCTCTACGGGCTGATAACATTAATGATCGAGTTTCTTAGTTATCAGTCTGAGGTTTTGCAGTACAGTTGGCCTGAC agagctattaaATTACTTTCCAATTATCTGTTCTTCTACACTGTCGTGTATACAGTCATCTCATGGGTCATCCTCAGATGGAACCACAAAGCCATGTATCGCCCTCCTTTTTGA